From a single Flavobacterium sp. genomic region:
- a CDS encoding tetratricopeptide repeat protein — translation MKKYILLFILTFQFALANESIDATFKKANDLYNKGDYEQAVRSFESIVNQGSESADLYFNIANCYYKLGKVAPSIYNYEKALLLNPDDEAIQTNLSFAQKMAIDDIKILPEVGFKKMVKEFTSIFHYDTWAWIAVFIAFLSLLSFLGYYFGNTVLLKRTFFSLFLLFLVGIGVTVFSAFLQKNFDANYNPAIVFAESTTLKAEPKNSSEDVVTLHEGTKVFVLEELGNWKQVELTDKTKAWIDKEAIKEVKE, via the coding sequence ATGAAAAAATACATTCTCCTTTTCATACTAACATTTCAATTCGCTTTAGCAAACGAATCAATCGACGCTACTTTCAAAAAAGCAAACGATTTGTACAACAAAGGCGATTACGAACAAGCAGTAAGATCTTTCGAAAGCATTGTAAATCAGGGCAGCGAATCGGCCGATTTGTATTTTAATATTGCCAATTGCTATTACAAATTAGGAAAAGTGGCGCCATCAATTTACAACTACGAAAAAGCATTACTTTTAAACCCAGATGACGAAGCCATTCAAACCAATTTGTCTTTTGCGCAAAAGATGGCTATAGACGACATTAAAATCCTTCCAGAAGTCGGTTTCAAAAAAATGGTAAAAGAGTTCACCAGCATATTTCATTATGACACTTGGGCTTGGATTGCCGTTTTTATTGCTTTCCTGAGTTTGCTTTCATTTTTAGGCTATTATTTCGGAAATACCGTATTACTAAAACGTACTTTTTTCAGTTTATTCCTGCTGTTTTTAGTTGGAATTGGCGTAACCGTTTTCTCCGCTTTTTTACAAAAGAATTTCGATGCAAATTACAATCCAGCCATCGTTTTTGCAGAATCAACGACTTTGAAAGCCGAACCAAAAAATAGTTCTGAAGATGTTGTAACGCTTCATGAAGGAACAAAAGTCTTCGTTTTAGAAGAATTAGGCAACTGGAAACAAGTAGAACTCACCGACAAAACCAAAGCGTGGATTGACAAAGAAGCGATTAAGGAAGTGAAGGAATAA
- a CDS encoding phosphodiester glycosidase family protein, translating into MSKKGTFIILLIIATISVGFYQFGKPANEDDRFVSYIVNPKKQNLEFFWKNKKEEHFKNAENLISWLKSKNKKLLFSTNGGMYKKDNSPQGLYVENTITKSEIETSNGKGNFYLKPNGVFYLTTDKNPMICKTENFLSNEKIKYATQSGPMLVIDGEIHTAFKKNSTNLNIRNGVGILPNNQIIFAISKKEINFYDFAEYFKKLGCKNALYLDGFVSRTYLPEKNWNQIDGNFGVIIGVTE; encoded by the coding sequence ATGTCAAAAAAAGGCACATTTATAATTTTATTAATCATAGCAACAATTTCAGTTGGTTTTTATCAATTTGGTAAGCCAGCTAATGAAGATGACAGATTTGTAAGTTATATTGTGAATCCAAAAAAGCAGAATTTAGAATTTTTTTGGAAAAACAAAAAAGAAGAGCATTTTAAAAATGCTGAAAATTTAATTTCATGGCTTAAAAGTAAAAACAAAAAACTGCTGTTTTCAACTAATGGCGGAATGTATAAAAAAGACAATTCACCCCAAGGATTGTATGTTGAAAACACAATTACTAAATCAGAAATTGAAACTTCAAATGGGAAAGGCAATTTTTATTTAAAGCCAAATGGTGTTTTTTATCTTACAACGGATAAAAATCCAATGATTTGCAAAACGGAAAATTTTTTGAGTAATGAAAAGATAAAATATGCAACTCAATCGGGTCCAATGTTGGTAATTGATGGCGAAATTCATACTGCATTTAAAAAGAATTCTACCAATTTAAATATTCGTAATGGCGTTGGGATTTTACCAAACAATCAAATCATATTTGCTATTTCAAAAAAGGAAATCAATTTTTATGATTTTGCCGAATATTTTAAAAAACTTGGATGCAAAAACGCCTTATACTTAGACGGATTTGTGTCAAGAACCTATCTTCCAGAAAAGAATTGGAATCAAATCGATGGAAATTTTGGTGTAATAATCGGAGTTACAGAATAA
- a CDS encoding CvpA family protein, producing the protein MSFIDIVFAVLLGFAVYKGLKNGLFVEVASFVALILGIYLAIKFSNLVGAIFTGIFPSWNPKYIEITAFIITFLLVVIAIHLSAKILTKLVDFAFLGWINKLAGVIFSVLKTILALSVALFIFEKININNIVLSKETQEHSLFYNPIQNISKAIYPTIEGWYGSLKSGVESEN; encoded by the coding sequence ATGAGTTTTATTGATATTGTTTTTGCGGTTTTATTGGGTTTTGCGGTTTATAAAGGTTTGAAAAACGGGCTTTTTGTAGAAGTTGCTTCGTTTGTGGCTTTGATTTTAGGAATTTACTTAGCGATTAAATTTTCGAATTTAGTAGGTGCTATTTTTACTGGAATTTTCCCGAGTTGGAATCCGAAATATATTGAAATTACGGCTTTTATCATCACGTTTTTGTTGGTGGTGATTGCAATTCACTTGAGTGCAAAAATTTTAACCAAATTAGTCGATTTTGCTTTTCTAGGTTGGATTAATAAATTGGCAGGTGTAATTTTTAGCGTATTGAAAACGATTTTAGCGTTGAGTGTGGCACTTTTTATTTTTGAGAAAATCAACATCAATAACATAGTGCTTTCTAAAGAAACGCAAGAGCACTCGCTTTTTTATAACCCAATTCAGAATATTTCAAAAGCGATTTATCCTACGATTGAAGGTTGGTATGGTAGTTTGAAGTCGGGAGTTGAGAGTGAGAATTAA
- the pheS gene encoding phenylalanine--tRNA ligase subunit alpha: protein MTETIKAHIEEVKSFQTDNKEQLEAFRIKYLGSKGLLKDFFAEFKNVPNEQKKEFGQVINELKTSAEEKVKSIQDALENKEEAKGIYGDTTRPGEAMNIGSRHPISIVKNQMIDIFSTIGFNVSEGPEIEDDWHNFTALNLPEYHPARDMQDTFFIQTNPDVLLRTHTSSVQVRYMENNKPPIRTISPGRVFRNEAVSSRSHCIFHQVEGLYIDKDVSFADLKQTLLYFTKEMFGKSKIRLRPSYFPFTEPSAEIDIYWGLKTETDYRITKGTGWLEIGGCGMVDPNVLKNCGINPDEHTGFAFGMGVERIAMLLYQIGDIRMFYENDVRFLEQFKSSI, encoded by the coding sequence ATGACAGAAACGATTAAAGCCCATATTGAAGAAGTAAAATCTTTTCAAACCGATAATAAAGAACAATTAGAAGCCTTCCGAATTAAGTATTTAGGAAGTAAAGGCTTGTTGAAAGACTTTTTTGCCGAATTCAAAAATGTTCCAAACGAACAAAAGAAAGAATTTGGTCAAGTCATCAACGAATTGAAAACTTCGGCAGAAGAAAAAGTAAAAAGCATTCAAGACGCTTTAGAAAATAAAGAAGAAGCAAAAGGAATTTACGGCGATACAACGCGCCCGGGAGAAGCGATGAACATTGGTTCTCGCCACCCAATTTCTATTGTAAAAAACCAAATGATTGATATTTTTTCAACCATTGGTTTTAACGTGTCTGAAGGTCCAGAAATCGAAGACGATTGGCACAATTTTACCGCATTAAATTTACCAGAATACCATCCGGCAAGAGATATGCAGGATACGTTTTTCATTCAAACCAATCCTGATGTTTTATTGCGTACACACACTTCATCAGTGCAAGTGCGTTATATGGAAAACAATAAACCGCCAATCCGTACGATTTCTCCAGGAAGAGTGTTCCGTAACGAGGCTGTTTCCTCGCGTTCGCACTGTATTTTCCATCAAGTGGAAGGTTTGTATATTGACAAAGACGTTTCGTTTGCCGATTTAAAACAGACTTTGTTGTATTTTACGAAAGAAATGTTCGGAAAATCGAAAATCAGATTACGTCCATCGTATTTCCCATTTACAGAACCAAGTGCTGAAATCGATATTTATTGGGGATTAAAAACCGAAACCGATTACAGAATTACCAAAGGAACCGGTTGGTTAGAAATTGGTGGTTGCGGCATGGTTGACCCTAACGTATTGAAAAACTGCGGCATCAATCCAGACGAACACACTGGTTTTGCTTTCGGAATGGGAGTAGAGCGTATTGCCATGTTGTTGTACCAAATTGGTGATATCCGTATGTTTTATGAAAACGACGTTCGTTTCTTAGAGCAATTCAAATCAAGTATATAA